The following is a genomic window from Episyrphus balteatus chromosome 1, idEpiBalt1.1, whole genome shotgun sequence.
TATAATTACAATGAGTGTTAATTTTTTAACGCATTGATTGcagaatattttcaaatataaaccAACAAAACACTACCCATAAATAAAATCTCATTTATATCATATCTACCTCTATAGTACCTTATTGCTGAATAACACTTAAATACATATAAATAGAGAGAGAGAATTCGtaatttagtttatttaaattaaacacaAGGTTATTTAATGAGGGAccttttgaactttgaaaagttTATGAAGTTATTTCGACTTGACTTCTACAGATTCTCGTAATGTAAGTCcatcaaaaaatgtatgtacaatACATAATATGTGTTTATGTACGTACAACGTACATACTTATATATGTAAGATTCCAAAAAATGTCAAGATTTACATAGATAAGtttaattaaacttttgaatgattattattattatttcgtcAGTTGAAGCATAGAATCACATCTTTGAGTGGACCCACATTTGTTCAAATCATTCTTTGAAATCCAAGTTAGGCCACAAATTGGGGGTTTGAACCTACTaaagtcatgttttttttttgtattttatgttgaaatttttagcGATTCAAATAAATTGCTTGTTGAAGGATGTGCAACGGAtagagaaaaagttttaatttgtatttttaagagTGATGCGGAGACTGTTCCATTGATGAAATGTCTCTGGATCTGGACCTCTGGTTGTATTAtacttacctacatattttttgctatcaaattttctttttttttagggaaatGTTTTTTGTGAAACGTGAGTTTTTCTCGCCTGCCTACTTTAACTTTATCAAAGTCTTAACAAGCAAAGAAAGTGAATATTCGTTGTTGGATATTTTCGAGTTTTATTGCCCTTCAAAGCTAATTAACAAACGTGATATTTGAGTTTTATTGAAGTTTTCTTCgcgttttgttttctttgagaGTTTCAAAATCCTGTACCGTATTAAGTTGTAGGAATGAATGTTGGAGGTTTAAAAGTTTTTGGGGAAAGTGCttcttggttttcagttttttcatGGGAGGATTCGGAGTTTTTATTACCTTTTTAAAGGTGGTACACGTTTATGATTTTAACAGCACATGATACCGATGGATATAGGTAACTATGTGACGAAGGTGGTTTAGCTTATAAGTGCCTTTGAATTCTATGAaacgaagaataaaaaaaaaaaaactacaggtGAGTTATCTAAGCTAAGATAATATTGCAAGTGTAATTACGTTTTGCTTTATGTGGATTTTTATTGCGGTTCTTGTGATGTGGGTTAACGATGATTCGCGTTTTATTACTTACTTTGTAcagaatggattttttttactgtaaggCTTGGGCACAAATGGAACAGAGCTTCAATGTACTCAATATAAATGTGTACCTacccatacgattttttatttaaaaaaattgttgtacaTATACCTATAATATCTataatatgtacatacattacacaatggtcggaaaaagtattttgacaaaatgaacatttttctaactgatgagaataatctgtaacggttaaacataaaataaggaagttgacggttatttattaagtatattatggtgaatctcacgatggtcaatgtcagtcatatagttggtattagcttcgtggctgcattttttgtataaaaagtattaatttttgagggaaaaaagtattttgacaaacgttcttttccaacgttggtaaggtaaggcaatgcattttacgtgtttcaagcacgtatacaactgacagacttgttaaggccccgatttgtaaaaaattgggcaaaacggcggaacttaacattgaaattagtgcatcttctgttgcaagtcataacttctgtgtgtctgttaaaaaatctgtggagaactgaatttatcgcgggaaactaaaaattaccaaatatacaaacacaaaaatataattatactattcaaaatttaccacaaatggacaaaaaatgaaaaaaatgcactaaaaaaaattgaagcattttgaagaattcactttatcgcggattgactccaaaaagtctgaatttggaaatgccattctttcatcaaaatctttgttagcaaaagtaccctttgcattgaactcaaagaagacaattttaccatgtttatgggaagataatacagtatttatctcataaaacaaaaatcgaaaaaaatttaattctcaaaGGGACATGTTGTTGTGCTTTTCGCTTCTGGAATAAACTTGACCAAATTTTTACGGAGCTTCAACAGTTCCTTTTCGTTTCCCGGATCATTGAGATAGAAATTTATGAGAATGTGGTctataaaactttgtttttgggtgaaaaaagcataccaatatgttcttttgagaattcagtttttttcaatttttgttttatgagataaatactgtattatctttccataaacatggtaaaattgtcttctttgagttcaatgcaaagggtacttttgctaacaaagtttttgatgaaagaatggcatttccaaattcagactttttggagtcaatccgcgataaagtgaattcttcaaaatgcttcaatttttttagtgcatttttttcattttttgtccatttgtggtaaattttgaatagtataattatatttttgtgtttgtatatttggtaatttttagtttcccgcgataaattcagttctccacagattttttaacagacacaccgaaattatgacttgcaacagaagatgcactaatttcaatgataagttccgccgttttgcccaattttttacaaatcggagcCTTAATAAGTCCGTCAGTTTAATACGTGCTTGAAActcgtaaaatgcattaccttaccataccaacgttgaaaaagaacgtttgacaaaatacttttttccctcaaaaattagtactttgtatacaaaaaatgcagcctcgaagcataataccaactatatgattgacattgaccatcataagattcaccataatatacttaataaataaacgtcaacttccttattttattattaacctttacagattattctcatcagttagaaaaatgttcattttgtcaaaatactttttccgactgttgtatatatgtatctatactttcaaaactaaaagtttatacaacttactttttgtttttatatattgtaGATGACAACGTTGTCTGAATAAtaatgtatttcttttatatgttttgtagtattaaaaaaaaatcagtgaaTCCCCAAATAAGTAAAActcgattttttctttaaatcctTTTCAAAAGGTGTATTTTGTCGTTTTGATTCAAAGTTTAAATTCTATGAACAGTATTTTAatgatattttcaaattaattacgACTTAATTTGGTGGAAACATTTCATCATAAGTTGCTGTCTCAAGAATTTCATTTGCAATGAGGAGAAATTTTTGAGACAGACCCTTTTCAAGACCAGGTATTATTTCATTCAAATATAGATCCTGGTTGTCATTTATTATGGAGTTACCTACTTCTCCTAAAATTTTATCACCATTGAACAAATTGTCCAATTGTAACTTCATATTGCTCACTTTAATTCTAATAGGCATCTTAGTGAATCTCACATATTCAATGCCATTCTTGAAGTATTTCGATCCTCGCATTTGAACGTCAGCTTTTgcgttttctgaaaaaaagaaaataataataataaatatgtaaaaaaaaaatgcatgttattttgtattttaattaccGAAATATCCTTTCATGTCTCCGGCACCTTGAATATTTAATAGCAGAAGTTTTATACGAAGCGAGTATTTTCCAATAAATGAAATCTTCG
Proteins encoded in this region:
- the LOC129906982 gene encoding protein takeout; its protein translation is MIIKNVFSVTVIVTVISIQAIGVNGKLPSTLKKCSRNDPDINGCIIKAVNIVRPLLATGDLGDGYHTPPLEPLLLDNIEMGRGRQFRATFSDIQARGGSDFIIDKLSANTSTIAFDVAITLPKISFIGKYSLRIKLLLLNIQGAGDMKGYFENAKADVQMRGSKYFKNGIEYVRFTKMPIRIKVSNMKLQLDNLFNGDKILGEVGNSIINDNQDLYLNEIIPGLEKGLSQKFLLIANEILETATYDEMFPPN